The proteins below come from a single Methanobacterium petrolearium genomic window:
- a CDS encoding nucleotidyltransferase family protein: protein MKKPIKIHNVDVSCIVTAAGKNRRMREDLQSKGMDIQHKLLFKINGEHIINYTVKKALQTEIKECVVVLGHFMDELYSALEHIEDPRLKIIENPDVNVELSQTLVNGVLNAKYDYCLCLAGDQPTVTTETMQNLVNQLLRCPEPENSVSILARGKTGYLDSAKGLGMPFACHCLLLEQYLHGEDDNLNPILRKMVADGVSLYGVHGQNELELININRYDDYLKVLEKME from the coding sequence ATGAAAAAGCCCATTAAAATTCATAATGTAGATGTTTCATGCATTGTCACTGCAGCCGGGAAAAATCGGCGGATGAGAGAAGATCTTCAAAGTAAAGGGATGGATATTCAGCATAAACTTCTTTTTAAAATCAACGGTGAACATATCATAAATTACACTGTTAAAAAAGCACTTCAGACAGAAATAAAAGAATGTGTGGTTGTTTTAGGACATTTCATGGATGAATTATATTCTGCATTGGAACATATAGAAGATCCAAGACTCAAAATAATTGAAAATCCCGACGTTAATGTGGAATTATCTCAAACCCTAGTTAACGGTGTTTTAAATGCAAAATATGATTACTGTCTCTGTTTGGCAGGGGACCAACCCACAGTAACCACGGAAACTATGCAAAACCTGGTGAATCAACTTTTAAGATGTCCAGAACCAGAGAATTCTGTATCTATCCTTGCCCGTGGAAAAACTGGATACTTGGATAGTGCTAAAGGGTTGGGAATGCCTTTTGCATGTCATTGTTTACTGCTTGAACAGTACCTCCACGGTGAAGATGATAATTTGAACCCAATCCTCAGGAAGATGGTTGCAGATGGAGTGTCACTTTATGGAGTACATGGACAAAATGAATTAGAATTAATTAATATCAACCGTTATGATGATTATCTTAAAGTTTTAGAAAAAATGGAATAA
- a CDS encoding DUF169 domain-containing protein — MCDSNGYDFIANKLKEHLNLEKSPVAIKFVLREEDVPEGVAKMDGKMRHCELVQKASQGDIFYATAEEQMCKGGSAALGLEEPPEKIKTGEFYYGLGRFSSVGSARTTMKAIPKVDTRMYALVYAPLEKANFDPDVIVIIANPAQAMILSQALVYTMGGRVEVDFAGIQSICADAVAGPFTRRQPNITLGCSGSRQYADVKDDEVIIGLTGENIGCVVNALENMS; from the coding sequence ATGTGTGATTCAAATGGATACGATTTCATAGCCAATAAATTAAAGGAACATTTAAATCTTGAAAAATCTCCGGTTGCCATAAAATTTGTTTTAAGGGAAGAAGATGTCCCTGAAGGTGTTGCGAAAATGGATGGAAAAATGCGACACTGTGAACTGGTACAAAAAGCTAGCCAGGGAGATATTTTTTATGCCACAGCTGAAGAACAGATGTGTAAAGGAGGATCTGCTGCTCTGGGTCTCGAAGAACCACCTGAAAAGATTAAAACAGGAGAATTCTACTATGGATTAGGACGTTTCTCCAGTGTGGGATCCGCTAGAACCACCATGAAAGCCATACCTAAAGTTGACACCAGGATGTATGCCTTGGTATACGCACCACTGGAAAAGGCTAATTTTGATCCAGATGTCATAGTTATCATCGCCAACCCGGCTCAGGCTATGATACTTTCACAAGCTCTGGTTTACACCATGGGTGGAAGAGTAGAGGTTGATTTTGCTGGAATCCAATCAATATGTGCAGATGCTGTTGCAGGGCCATTCACACGCCGTCAGCCTAACATCACCCTGGGATGCAGTGGTTCCAGACAATATGCTGATGTAAAAGATGATGAAGTTATCATCGGCCTTACTGGAGAAAATATTGGCTGTGTGGTTAATGCACTGGAGAATATGAGTTAA
- a CDS encoding geranylgeranylglyceryl/heptaprenylglyceryl phosphate synthase: protein MKVEEYLKEALKHGKVHLTLLDPEDQDPEKALEIATEAVAGGSDGIMLGGSTTDSQELDETAKLLQKNLDVPIILFPGNTTGVSAYADAIFFMSLLNSNNPYWIIGAQALGAPKIKKIGIETIPMGYLIVEPGETAGWVGDAKLIPRRKPDLAVAYAMAAEFMGMRLFYLEAGSGAAEIIPAEMIQKVKMYTNHMVIVGGGIRTGEAAQKVAQAGADIIVTGTVVENTSHIKEKISEIVEGIKSVQ from the coding sequence ATGAAAGTTGAAGAATATCTAAAAGAAGCTCTTAAGCACGGAAAAGTTCACCTTACCCTTTTAGATCCCGAGGATCAAGATCCAGAAAAAGCCCTGGAAATTGCCACAGAAGCCGTTGCTGGAGGATCTGATGGTATTATGTTAGGAGGATCCACCACTGATTCCCAAGAACTTGATGAAACAGCTAAACTACTTCAAAAAAATCTGGATGTTCCAATTATTCTCTTTCCAGGTAACACCACTGGTGTAAGTGCCTATGCAGATGCCATATTTTTCATGAGTCTTTTAAACTCCAATAACCCTTACTGGATTATAGGTGCCCAGGCTTTAGGAGCCCCCAAAATCAAAAAAATTGGTATAGAAACTATCCCCATGGGATATCTGATTGTTGAACCCGGAGAAACGGCAGGATGGGTTGGAGATGCCAAGTTAATCCCTCGCAGGAAGCCAGATCTTGCAGTGGCCTATGCTATGGCAGCTGAATTCATGGGAATGAGACTATTTTATTTGGAAGCCGGTTCTGGAGCAGCAGAGATCATTCCTGCAGAGATGATTCAGAAGGTTAAGATGTACACCAATCACATGGTAATTGTGGGTGGGGGTATCAGAACTGGAGAAGCCGCTCAGAAGGTAGCTCAGGCTGGTGCTGATATCATTGTAACTGGTACTGTGGTGGAAAACACATCCCATATCAAAGAAAAGATCTCTGAGATTGTAGAAGGCATTAAATCAGTTCAATGA
- a CDS encoding 50S ribosomal protein L40e, with protein sequence MARFEEAENRIFKIKVCLKCNARNPPTAKTCRKCGYKGLRFKAKEPRG encoded by the coding sequence ATGGCTAGATTTGAAGAAGCAGAGAATAGAATATTCAAGATCAAAGTTTGTCTCAAATGTAACGCTCGAAACCCCCCAACCGCTAAAACATGTCGTAAGTGCGGATACAAGGGTTTGAGATTCAAGGCCAAAGAGCCACGAGGATAA
- a CDS encoding DUF367 family protein, whose translation MPHKVIVYHAEQCDPKKCTTRKLAKLKEIKMVTRLNQVPRGGLVLDPFSPKAVSPEDHDLVVEKGIVGLDCSWKRIDKSSAMFRGTETHRSLPFLVAANPTNYGKPCILSTAEAVAATLYIVGLKDNAIQIMSHFKWGPHFLELNHELLEAYSRARSSREVVDIQNEFIGG comes from the coding sequence ATGCCTCATAAAGTAATTGTATACCACGCCGAACAATGTGATCCCAAAAAATGCACTACCCGTAAACTGGCCAAGCTGAAGGAGATCAAAATGGTCACTCGCCTCAACCAAGTTCCAAGGGGTGGTTTAGTATTGGATCCATTCTCACCGAAGGCAGTGTCACCAGAAGACCATGATTTGGTAGTTGAAAAAGGAATTGTCGGGCTTGATTGTTCCTGGAAACGGATTGACAAGTCCTCTGCTATGTTCAGAGGCACAGAAACCCATCGTTCCCTTCCTTTCCTGGTGGCTGCCAACCCCACTAACTATGGGAAACCATGTATACTGTCCACTGCCGAAGCTGTGGCAGCAACCTTATATATAGTGGGGCTTAAAGATAATGCTATTCAGATTATGTCCCACTTCAAGTGGGGACCTCATTTTCTGGAGCTTAACCATGAGCTCTTAGAGGCATACTCCCGGGCTCGCAGTAGCAGGGAAGTTGTAGATATTCAGAATGAATTTATAGGAGGCTAA
- a CDS encoding vWA domain-containing protein, giving the protein MKLKTLKKDEQNVEAQEEEVDVEKLLKMKGKKKNRLYGKRVDSKTQKGRYIKSKLPKDSSGDVAIDATLRAAALSSNGKIKVKTEDLRHKVRKHGAKASIVMLVDISGSMFSDKKANRLKGILHSVIQDTNRHQDRISVVGFKGENAEIIIPTTRRATSFREQIDNIRVGGTTPLAAGMKKSYEILKKEKLKDEFVPLLLILSDGMPNVALEEGPMKDALNVAEKIKAKEIHTIVVNFERSVRYGHEVNMELALAAGGRYYDIEELKDPGRVVSKILDFERENL; this is encoded by the coding sequence ATGAAACTTAAAACTCTCAAAAAGGATGAACAGAATGTTGAGGCCCAGGAAGAAGAGGTTGATGTGGAAAAACTTCTTAAGATGAAGGGGAAAAAGAAAAATCGTCTATATGGTAAAAGAGTCGATTCAAAGACACAAAAAGGACGTTATATTAAGAGTAAGCTTCCTAAAGACTCTTCGGGTGATGTTGCAATTGATGCAACCCTCCGAGCTGCTGCATTAAGTTCTAATGGAAAAATTAAAGTCAAAACTGAAGATTTACGTCATAAAGTCCGTAAACACGGTGCTAAAGCTTCTATAGTTATGTTGGTAGATATCAGTGGGTCAATGTTCTCTGATAAGAAAGCCAACAGATTAAAAGGGATATTACATAGTGTTATTCAAGACACAAATCGTCATCAGGACAGGATAAGTGTTGTTGGCTTTAAAGGAGAGAATGCAGAGATAATTATTCCTACTACTCGTAGGGCGACATCGTTCCGGGAGCAAATAGATAATATTCGTGTTGGAGGAACAACTCCCCTTGCAGCTGGAATGAAAAAAAGTTATGAAATTCTGAAAAAAGAGAAATTAAAGGATGAATTTGTGCCTTTATTGCTCATACTTTCTGATGGCATGCCTAATGTAGCTTTAGAGGAGGGTCCTATGAAAGATGCCCTCAATGTTGCTGAGAAAATTAAAGCTAAAGAGATTCACACCATAGTTGTTAACTTCGAACGATCAGTACGTTATGGTCATGAAGTGAACATGGAACTGGCCCTGGCTGCCGGGGGACGATATTACGATATAGAAGAGTTAAAAGATCCAGGCAGGGTTGTTTCTAAAATATTAGATTTTGAACGAGAAAATCTTTAA
- a CDS encoding ATP-binding protein, whose product MRLLKNLIFPFSAIVGQERVKKALVLNAINPSIGGVLIKGDKGTGKTTAVRALADLLPPLKVVKGCPFNCDPDDQGSLCESCKTEKSEDIQVEEKKMRVVELPLGATEDRVVGSINIEKALKEGMKSLEPGILADANRNILYVDEINLLDDNLVDVLLDAAAYGINTVEREGISLTHPSNFILVGTMNPAEGELRPQLSDRIGLQISVASIMDIDDRVKIMERREAFEKDPYSFREKFQEYQDQILENIIQARELLDKVEVSEDMMKVIAHLCVDMGVDGHRADIAILKASKTLAAYYKHNAVENIDVEEAAALVLGERFQKKSLDQDKIKKQIQNAVNEISQENKEDDKKKPQVK is encoded by the coding sequence GTGAGACTATTGAAAAACTTGATTTTCCCATTTTCAGCTATTGTTGGTCAAGAAAGAGTTAAAAAAGCCCTGGTGTTAAATGCAATAAACCCATCTATAGGTGGGGTGTTGATTAAGGGTGATAAGGGAACTGGCAAGACCACGGCAGTACGTGCATTGGCAGATCTTTTACCTCCATTAAAAGTTGTAAAAGGATGTCCATTCAACTGCGATCCAGATGATCAGGGGTCTCTCTGTGAGTCATGTAAGACTGAAAAATCTGAGGATATCCAGGTCGAGGAAAAAAAGATGAGGGTGGTTGAGTTGCCGTTGGGAGCCACCGAAGACCGGGTGGTAGGATCTATTAACATAGAAAAGGCTCTTAAAGAGGGAATGAAATCATTAGAACCAGGTATCCTTGCAGATGCTAACCGTAACATACTTTATGTTGATGAAATTAACCTTCTGGATGATAATTTGGTGGATGTGCTATTGGATGCTGCTGCTTATGGAATAAACACTGTAGAAAGGGAAGGTATATCTTTAACTCACCCATCTAACTTTATATTGGTGGGAACCATGAATCCTGCTGAAGGAGAACTCAGACCCCAGTTATCTGATAGGATTGGATTGCAGATCTCAGTTGCAAGCATTATGGACATCGATGATCGTGTGAAGATCATGGAAAGAAGGGAAGCCTTTGAAAAGGATCCTTATTCTTTCCGAGAGAAATTCCAAGAATATCAGGACCAGATACTTGAAAATATTATCCAGGCCAGGGAACTTCTCGATAAAGTAGAAGTGTCAGAGGATATGATGAAAGTGATTGCCCATTTATGTGTTGATATGGGAGTTGATGGGCATCGGGCTGACATTGCTATTTTAAAAGCTTCAAAAACCCTTGCAGCGTACTATAAACATAATGCGGTTGAAAATATTGATGTGGAAGAGGCAGCTGCATTAGTACTGGGTGAAAGATTCCAGAAAAAATCATTAGATCAGGACAAAATTAAAAAACAAATACAAAATGCTGTAAATGAAATTTCACAGGAAAATAAGGAGGATGATAAAAAAAAGCCCCAAGTAAAATAG